In a single window of the Lineus longissimus chromosome 4, tnLinLong1.2, whole genome shotgun sequence genome:
- the LOC135486903 gene encoding dystrophin-like, whose protein sequence is MTSGGTVDVHDKLLDGWDKAEYKNGVPYYINHQVARTQWDHPVLVKTLEELRDLDSIRYAAYRTAMKLRFLQKRLQMNLIDLQTVSVIFDRHGFGFHDNDSIDCSQLDSILTDICCKTAKDKNLSINPHITTAVIMNWLLNMFDPQRSGNIRLQALKIALATLASAKLVEKYAYFFKVASESGSIVQRKKFGHFLYDFMQLPELLNESQAFGGLAVGAAVENCFQMSGNSVGISEETFTEWMLQEPQTIVWLPMMHRLAASELVKHDAKCTICKVSPITGFRYRCMKCFNYDICQSCFFLGNTSKKHKIDHPTQEYCQSASSKDNTKAILKTMRNNVSKKYKKKVNRPRYLPIVGTETGDFDEDYCPEPPEAKAHDELKKKAEKLAEVEEMVLPAALVNYLNGAPSIKKRSGGEEEVVVKELNKNELFSAPPPEAFDVFNLGSDQVHELESVIQHLEDENVYLIDEIEHLHQQSLEHDSDDDDDEPLVSQALHSRHERLEAEKEILDAHNRRLNEQLERLRRLMQAHQEVTTAVEKKKEQVTTLNNVQSAQPNPAKANMYHAMSTPKNIIQPTHHNVFKTPSFAPSPVFYSPPDYSQQDNTGLDTVDATMDSQYMGRTHFTLPTPGQSQVYPDEEAELDYLMEKLNKEFPDNLTCAVGDEENGAMSSSTYQVSNQIGDAMSEFVGKMEATGTS, encoded by the exons ATGACTTCTGGGGGTACAGTAGATGTTCATG ACAAACTGCTAGATGGATGGGACAAGGCTGAATATAAAAATGGAGTACCGTATTACATAAA TCATCAAGTTGCAAGAACGCAATGGGACCATCCGGTACTTGTAAAAACTTTGGAGGAACTCA GGGACCTTGATAGTATTCGATACGCAGCATACAGAACCGCCATGAAGTTACGATTCCTACAGAAAAGATTACAAA tGAACCTGATTGATCTGCAGACAGTCTCAGTGATCTTCGATCGCCATGGTTTTGGTTTCCACGACAACGATTCTATAGATTGCTCACAACTCGACAGCATCTTAACCGACATTTGCTGCAAGACGGCAAAAGATAAAAACCTGAGCATCAACCCACATATCACAACAGCGGTTATTATGAACTGGTTGCTCAATATGTTTGACCC ACAGAGGAGTGGAAACATCCGCCTTCAAGCTTTGAAAATCGCTCTTGCTACACTTGCCTCAGCTAAACTGGTGGAAAAATATGCTT ATTTTTTCAAGGTCGCCAGTGAAAGTGGAAGCATCGTCCAAAGGAAGAAATTCGGTCATTTCCTATATGACTTCATGCAG CTCCCTGAGTTACTGAATGAATCGCAAGCGTTTGGTGGTCTGGCCGTCGGCGCGGCAGTGGAGAACTGTTTCCAGATGTCTGGAAACAGTGTCGGAATAAGCGAAGAGACGTTCACGGAATGGATGCTGCAGGAGCCGCAGACAATTGTATGGTTACCCATGATGCATCGGTTAGCTGCGTCTGAATTGGTCAAGCATGACGCTAAATGTACTATCTGCAAAGTTAGCCCAATCACCGGATTCAG GTACCGTTGCATGAAATGCTTCAACTACGACATCTGCCAGTCCTGTTTCTTTTTGGGAAATACGAGCAAGAAGCACAAGATCGACCACCCGACCCAGGAATATTGTCAATCTGCGTCTTCCAAAGATAACACGAAAGCTATACTGAAAACAATGCGGAATAATGTCAGTAAGAAGTACAAGAAGAAAGTGAATCGGCCGCGATATCTGCCGATTGTGGGAACAGAGACAGGCGATTTTGATGAAGACTA ctgTCCTGAACCCCCTGAAGCCAAGGCACATGACGAGTTAAAGAAAAAGGCTGAGAAGTTAGCAGAGGTAGAAGAAATGGTGCTACCAGCTGCCTTAGTGAATTACCTAAATGGTGCACCATCAATTAAGAAGCGTAGTGGTGGTGAAGAGGAGGTCGTTGTCAAAGAATTGAATAAAAACGAATTG TTCTCTGCTCCCCCACCAGAGGCGTTTGATGTATTTAACCTGGGCTCAGACCAGGTGCACGAGTTGGAGAGCGTGATTCAACACCTTGAAGATGAAAATGT CTATCTCATAGACGAAATCGAACATCTGCACCAACAATCATTAGAacatgactctgatgatgacgacgatgaaccACTTGTGAGCCAGGCGTTACATTCCCGACACGAACGTCTTGAGGCTGAGAAGGAGATCTTGGATGCGCACAATCGGAGGTTGAATGAACAGCTGGAGAGGTTGAGAAGGTTGATGCAGGCACAT CAAGAGGTCACTACTGCTgtggagaagaagaaagaacaaGTCACAACACTCAACAATGTACAATCAGCTCAACCAAACCCTGCCAAAGCCAACATGTACCATGCCATGAGCACACCCAAAAACATCATTCAACCCACTCACCACAATGTCTTCAAGACGCCATCATTTGCACCCAGCCCCGTGTTCTACAGCCCACCAGACTATTCACAGCAAGACAACACCGGTTTGGATACGGTGGATGCGACAATGGATAGTCAGTATATGGGGCGTACTCACTTCACGTTGCCCACCCCCGGCCAGTCTCAGGTCTATCCTGATGAGGAGGCAGAGCTTGATTATTTGATGGAGAAACTTAATAAAGAGTTCCCAGATAATCTGACCTGCGCTG ttGGTGATGAGGAGAATGGTGCTATGTCCAGCAGTACATACCAAGTGTCTAACCAGATCGGCGATGCCATGTCTGAGTTTGTCGGCAAGATGGAAGCCACAG GAACTTCTTGA